The genome window CCGGGTGGTGGACCGCTGGCGCACGCTGGAAGGGGAGCTTTCCGGCTGCGATGAGGACCGCCGCCGCCTGCACGTGAAGGAACTTGGCATCCTCGACCGGCGGATGGCGCACTCCAACCGCGCGATCGCGCTGTCGACGCTTGCCGCCCTGCTCGTCTGCGTGGTGATCATCTTCCTGTTCACCGGCCAGCTGCTTCAGGCCTCGGTCACGCGCGCCGTCTCGATCCTGTTCATCGCCGCGATGAGCGTCCTGGTCACTGCGCTCCTGTCCTTCCTGCTGGAGATCCGCATTTCCAGCCGCACCCTCCGGGTCGCAGGCCACCTGATCAAGCCGCGCGACTGATCCGGCCGCGGGCCGCGTTCACACCCTTTCAACCCGCTCGTGCCAGACTGAGGACATGTCTGATCGTGCGCGTATAGAAGCCTTCCTGGAAATGATGTCCGCCGAGCGGGGCGCGTCGCCCAATACGCTCGACGCCTATGGCCGCGACCTGCTGGACGCCTCCGAATATTGCGGCGGCAAGCTGGAGACCGCGGGCCCGCGCGACCTCGCCGGATGGCTGGCCGACCTCGCCGCGCGCGGCATGGCGCCGTCGTCCCAGGCGCGCAAGCTCTCCGCCGTGCGCCGTTTCTTCCGCTTCCTGTTCGAAGAGGGCGACCGCAAGGACGACCCGACCGCAAAGCTCGACGGCCCAAAACCGTCCCGAGATGTGCCGGACGTGCTCTCGCGTGAGGAAATGGCCCGCCTGATTGATGCCTGCGGCGAAGACCTGCGGCTGAAGGCGCTGGTCGAACTGCTCTATGGCGCAGGCCTGCGTGTGTCGGAACTCGTGTCGCTGACGCTCGGCTCCCTCCCCCGCCGCAAGGGCGAGCGCTGGGTGACGCGCGACGTGATCATCCGAGGTAAAGGCGGAAAGGAACGGCTCTGCCCGCTGGGCGGACCGGCGCTGGCGGCCCTCTCCGACTGGCTGGCCGTGCGCGAAGACCACATGCCGA of uncultured Hyphomonas sp. contains these proteins:
- a CDS encoding DUF2721 domain-containing protein gives rise to the protein MPEFVIPGDIAHVIQIAIAPVFLLAGIGAFLNVMTNRLGRVVDRWRTLEGELSGCDEDRRRLHVKELGILDRRMAHSNRAIALSTLAALLVCVVIIFLFTGQLLQASVTRAVSILFIAAMSVLVTALLSFLLEIRISSRTLRVAGHLIKPRD
- a CDS encoding tyrosine recombinase; the encoded protein is MSDRARIEAFLEMMSAERGASPNTLDAYGRDLLDASEYCGGKLETAGPRDLAGWLADLAARGMAPSSQARKLSAVRRFFRFLFEEGDRKDDPTAKLDGPKPSRDVPDVLSREEMARLIDACGEDLRLKALVELLYGAGLRVSELVSLTLGSLPRRKGERWVTRDVIIRGKGGKERLCPLGGPALAALSDWLAVREDHMPKNSLARTRAEKFVFPSRGREGHLTRRRLGQLLEELSMMAGIRPDRVHPHALRHAYATHLLMGGADLRSVQTLLGHADIATTQIYTHVLTDELAELLETAHPLARNG